The stretch of DNA GGCCAGGCGCCGGGAGTTCACGAACACGATGCTCGACCGGTTCTGCTCGATCTCGTCGACGATCGACTCCTCGATGAACGGCCACAGCGACCCCGCGGTGGGGGAGAAGGCGTCGTCGAGATCGTCGGCGCCGGCCGGCGACGGTGGAGCCGGGATGTTCGCCATGTCGTCGACCGGCACATCGACGCGCAGGTCGAAGGTCTTCGCCGCACGCGGCTTGACGACGGTGCACGGCGCCGAGCCGGACAGGAACCGGGCTACTCGCTCCTCGGGGCGGACCGTCGCCGACAGTCCGATGCGTTGGGCGCGCCGCTCGAGCAGCTCGTCGAGCCGCTCCAGGGAGAGCGCCAGATGGGTTCCGCGTTTGGTCGCGGCGACGGCGTGCACCTCGTCGACGATCACCGTGTGCACTCCGGTCAGGCCCTCGCGGGCCGACGAGGTCAGCATCAGATACAGCGATTCGGGGGTCGTGATCAGGATGTCGGGCGGATTGCGCTGCAGCGCGCGGCGATCGGCGGCGGGAGTGTCGCCGGAGCGTACGCCGACACTCACCCGGGGCGGCGGATCGCCGAGCTCGGCGGCCGCATGCGCGATGCCGGTCAGGGGCGCGGCGAGATTGCGTTCCACGTCGACTCCGAGCGCCTTCAACGGCGAGATGTAGAGGACGCTGACTCCCGCGCGATCGGGTCGTCGGTCGTGCGCCAGCGTGTCGATGGCCCAGAGGAACGCGGCGAGCGTCTTACCCGATCCCGTGGGGGCGATGACGAGGGTGTCGTCCCCGTTCGCGATCGAGTCCCACGCGCCGGACTGCACCGGTGTCGGGCGCGCGAAGGCTCCGGTGAACCAGCGCCGGGTGGCTGGCTGCATCCGGTCCAGTGCGGGGACGGTTCGGGCCACACGACCATTGAATCGCATCGGTCCGACACGATCTGTGTCGAGGGCGACACCGGGCAGGAGTATGGTTCTCTCATCCCGGTGCTGAGAATTCGGTGAGAGTCCGAGACGGTCGCGCCACTGTGAGTCCCGCAACGGACGAGTCAGGTCATTGCCCGGGTGTACATGTTTCACGAACCGGACGCACGATCCGGAGGACAGGAAGAACCGCCATGACGGCTTCGACTGCAACAGCCGAGGGTGCGACGCGCTCGCTCGCGCTGCCCGACATCTCCGCCGCGAGCGTCGCGTTGACGCTGACGGCCACCGTTCTGCTGGCCGCACTGGCCTACTACTTCCTCGGTTATGACCAGGGCGCGGTGTCGATCTTCGGCAACGACACGCACATTCACGAGTTCATCCACGACTCGCGCCACTTCCTCGGCTTCCCCTGCCACTAGACGGAAGCTCCCGGAGGAAAACAGAACATGGAACGCAAATTCATCGGCGCGGGACTGCTCGCAGGTCTGATCGCCGGCATCGTGTCGTACATCTTCGCCCGCATCTTCATCGAGCCGCAGGTCGCGAAGGCGATCGACTACGAAGACGTCCGCTCGGACGCCGAGGCGATGTTGAGCGGCGATCACGCGCATGAGCACGAGCTGTTCAGCCGTTCGGTGCAGGAGGGCATCGGCGCCGGCATCGGCACGCTGGTCTTCGCGCTGGCGATCGGCGCGCTCTTCGCCGTCGCCTTCACCGTCACCTGGGCGTACGTCGGGCGGTCACGCCCGGACGCCG from Gordonia humi encodes:
- a CDS encoding CbtB domain-containing protein; amino-acid sequence: MTASTATAEGATRSLALPDISAASVALTLTATVLLAALAYYFLGYDQGAVSIFGNDTHIHEFIHDSRHFLGFPCH